One window of the Bradysia coprophila strain Holo2 chromosome X unlocalized genomic scaffold, BU_Bcop_v1 contig_26, whole genome shotgun sequence genome contains the following:
- the LOC119069219 gene encoding chromosome partition protein Smc-like yields MAEEESVGAVFLKVVKVLQSLKLSQQDQNELEKTMSDSKNTLEAMCQNLEGLSQLTLAEIDCIVEATLKIEIGQKRVHERLARVLRENREQQEQRAAYMEAKDKEYEGKVAYLKTIQQEIEHYSEILKQKQAKDTEYHQQVEAETAEFAKRNKVMERLRLKLEVKSILSKEQENLQSSSAELDNIFSERQAEITTTREVISTKEKELEAVKVDNSAKELELTAVRSRFENMRATAERETQTNLRMMAELEATEQKRKVVIDLLEKRLAEEQAKYENVKKDYDELTDRISSEFGNSKSWEEMMVEAQMELQTLSVQRSELRETIEKVTQLVQLNENKFIQLHNATGNNLERSEENMNITETFAEGHWSRHQHLQRGVPASTECSETEKSVFVLPREIPKKAKRRQKRQQQSQQKVSQDQAERVAPSPDSSMNDFGTASSVGDLDQGRDNYAKLNIFVQQFLGGNN; encoded by the exons ATGGCGGAAGAGGAGAGCGTTGGTGCTGTTTTCTTAAAAGTGGTGAAAGTGCTTCAAAGTCTCAAGCTCAGTCAACAAGATCAGAACGAGTTGGAAAAAACAATGTCAGATTCGAAGAATACCTTGGAGGCGAT GTGCCAAAATCTCGAAGGTTTATCGCAGCTAACCCTTGCTGAAATCGATTGCATTGTTGAGGCGACtctaaaaatcgaaattgggCAAAAGCGTGTCCACGAAAGGCTGGCCCGAGTTCTAAGAGAAAACCGAGAACAGCAGGAGCAACGTGCTGCTTACATGGAAGCGAAAGATAAGGAGTACGAAGGCAAGGTCGCTTATCTGAAAACCATTCAACAGGAAATTGAACACTACAGCGAAATTTTGAAGCAGAAACAGGCCAAGGACACTGAATATCATCAACAGGTGGAAGCAGAAACTGCTGAATTCGCAAAGCGGAATAAAGTGATGGAG CGCCTGAGATTGAAATTGGAGGTCAAGTCGATACTTTCGAAGGAGCAAGAAAACCTTCAGTCCAG CTCCGCCGAGCTGGATAATATCTTCAGTGAGCGTCAGGCGGAAATCACAACAACTCGCGAGGTAATTTCTACGAAGGAGAAAGAATTGGAGGCTGTTAAGGTTGATAACAGCGCAAAAGAGCTTGAATTGACTGCAGTACGTTCCAGATTCGAAAACATGCGAGCAACAGCAGAACGCGAAACCCAGACAAATCTCAGAATGATGGCTGAGCTTGAAGCTACTGAACAGAAGCGCAAAGTCGTAATTGATTTGTTAGAAAAACGTCTCGCTGAAGAGCAGGCAAAGtacgaaaatgttaaaaaagaCTATGACGAACTGACCGATCGAATCAGTTCAGAGTTTGGAAATTCGAAATCATGGGAAGAGATGATGGTTGAAGCACAAATGGAATTGCAGACATTGAGTGTTCAGCGCTCTGAATTAAGAGAGACAATTGAAAAAGTCACCCAATTGGTACAATtgaacgaaaacaaatttatccaGCTGCACAACGCGacgggaaataatttggaaCGG TCGGAGGAGAACATGAACATTACCGAAACTTTTGCAGAGGGTCATTGGTCTCGACATCAACACTTGCAACGTGGAGTTCCAGCAAGCACAGAGTGTTCTGAAACGGAGAAATCGGTTTTCGTGCTG CCACGAGAAATTCCAAAGAAAGCGAAAAGACGGCAGAAACGTCAACAGCAAAGCCAACAGAAGGTTTCACAGGACCAG GCTGAACGAGTGGCTCCGAGCCCTGATTCTTCGATGAACGATTTTGGGACGGCATCGTCAGTCGGG GACCTGGATCAAGGAAGAGACAACTATGCCAAACTGAATATCTTCGTACAACAATTCCTCGGAGGTAATAATTGA
- the LOC119069247 gene encoding uncharacterized protein LOC119069247, producing the protein MPNSVDSSNDSSEQERVKRAKSEKKREKRKLVESRADTKPGSTAVSNHTLDTFLDARKHIKTVRDKSTVQPVKISSDEEVWIFQCPKNIETADLLGRKIVLPQPMQIIQSKRGNMEFECKLELTKQEHHLTVICPTNGYPEAVSVKQAGMISIRERIKLPEPKENGSIDTNSTDRQFFYPTNLKIRHPLLGVNFDNIAIKQERDTDSIRISPKKKRSIGHTSSDRIRIKQEPDDEMVVLSTKKDKKRHKRPRESVEIKLEPDEEVQPSKKHKSNKKIRSDEDTIGHIASPTKHKRTSIKIEPDLV; encoded by the coding sequence ATGCCGAATAGTGTAGACTCGTCTAATGACTCTTCGGAACAGGAGCGTGTCAAACGTGCAAAGTCGGAAAAGAAAAgggagaaaagaaaattggtcGAATCCAGAGCCGACACGAAGCCCGGTTCAACCGCCGTCTCCAACCACACACTGGACACTTTTCTGGATGCTCGAAAACATATAAAGACTGTTCGCGACAAGTCGACCGTACAGCCAGTGAAAATCAGTTCCGATGAAGAGGTGTGGATCTTCCAGTGTCCGAAAAACATCGAGACCGCGGACTTACTTGGCCGCAAAATTGTTCTGCCTCAACCGATGCAGATCATCCAATCGAAGCGAGGAAACATGGAGTTCGAATGTAAATTAGAGTTGACAAAGCAGGAACATCATTTAACGGTGATTTGCCCGACGAACGGATACCCGGAAGCTGTAAGTGTGAAACAGGCTGGAATGATATCGATTCGTGAGCGAATCAAGTTACCTGAACCGAAAGAAAACGGAAGCATCGATACGAATTCCACGGATAGACAGTTTTTCTATCCCACCAATCTCAAGATACGTCATCCCTTGCTCGGTGTCAATTTCGACAATATTGCAATCAAACAGGAGCGAGATACAGATTCCATCCGAATTTCACCGAAAAAGAAGAGAAGCATTGGACATACCAGCAGCGATAGAATCAGAATCAAGCAGGAACCCGACGATGAGATGGTCGTATTATCCACGAAAAAAGATAAGAAGCGCCACAAACGTCCGAGAGAAAGCgtagaaattaaattggagCCTGACGAAGAGGTTCAGCCATCGAAGAAACATAAGTCGAATAAGAAAATTCGATCCGACGAAGACACAATCGGTCACATTGCATCTCCAACGAAACACAAAAGGACATCGATAAAAATTGAACCTGACCTGGTCTAG
- the LOC119069243 gene encoding serine protease snake-like, with amino-acid sequence MITVPWSRQTFSILLAILSAFQTFIVASERISRKKCDEYGHLVYKDEPSPLLHAGADTHSISKCGIVEVPLIVGGVKATINEFPHMAVIGFGMNVKEKDLAWHCGGTLISELFILTAAHCLNHRERGDAQRVRLGLVNLNSDSRQEIDIVERIPHPDYASKSKYNDIALLQLGKKVAFTEHVRPACINTDENYEWSLALATGFGRLTYESEEGSLDLMKVQLSSIKDSDCHETYKTFRPMNKGVLKSQFCAGEMLGKKDTCQGDSGGPLQTVLPKPYCMYRVVGITSFGKFCGFENSPGIYTRVASYVDWIEKIVWK; translated from the exons ATGATTACTGTACCGTGGTCTAGACAAACCTTTTCGATACTGCTTGCGATATTGTCAGCTTTTCAGACGTTCATTGTTGCGTCGGAGAGAATTTCTCGAAAaa AATGTGATGAATATGGACATCTTGTATACAAAGACGAGCCCAGTCCCTTGCTTCATGCTGGCGCCGATACACACTCAATATCAAAATGTGGAATA gTAGAAGTTCCTCTAATCGTCGGTGGTGTTAAGGCAACGATCAACGAGTTTCCACACATG GCAGTTATCGGATTCGGAAtgaatgtaaaagaaaaagatttgGCTTGGCATTGTGGCGGTACGCTGATAAGtgaattatttattctgaCTGCGGCTCATTGCCTTAATCATCGGGAAAG AGGCGATGCACAGCGAGTTCGGTTAGGATTAGTCAACCTGAACTCTGATTCCCGTCAAGAGATCGATATTGTCGAACGTATACCACATCCAGACTATGCATCAAAATCCAAGTACAATGACATTGCTTTGCTACAATTAGGCAAGAAGGTAGCATTCACGGAGCATGTTCGCCCCGCCTGCATCAATACTGATGAGAACTATGAATGGAGCTTAGCCCTAGCCACTGGATTTGGCCGATTGACTTACG AGAGTGAAGAAGGCAGTCTGGATTTGATGAAGGTCCAACTCAGTAGTATTAAGGACTCGGATTGTCACGAAACTTACAAGACATTTCGACCGATGAACAAAGGTGTACTTAAGTCGCAATTCTGTGCTGGCGAAATGCTGGGGAAGAAAGATACTTGTCAAGGAGACTCGG GTGGTCCGCTTCAGACTGTACTTCCAAAACCCTACTGCATGTACCGAGTTGTTGGTATCACGTCGTTTGGTAAATTTTGTGGATTCGAAAATTCACCGGGTATCTACACGCGTGTCGCATCGTATGTTGATTGGATCGAAAAGATTGtttggaaataa
- the LOC119069195 gene encoding cell division cycle 5-like protein: protein MPRIMIKGGVWRNTEDEILKAAVMKYGKNQWSRIASLLHRKSAKQCKARWYEWLDPSIKKTEWSREEDEKLLHLAKLMPTQWRTIAPIIGRTAAQCLERYEYLLDQAQRKEDGDDTIDDPRKLKPGEIDPNPETKPARPDPKDMDEDELEMLSEARARLANTQGKKAKRKAREKQLEEARRLAALQKRRELRAAGIGCGNRRRLKGIDYNSEVPFEKTPALGFYDTTEEHVEKLEPDFNKMRQQDLDGELRTEKEERERKKDKAKLKARKENDVPMAMLQNQEPAKKRSKLVLPEPQISDQELQQVVKLGRASEIAKEVASESGIETTDALLADYSITPQIAATPRTPAPFTDRVMQEAQAIMALSHVDTPLKGGVNTPLIQTDFSGALPQNLQMATPNTVLATPFRSTRADGSATPGFLTPSSGAVVPMGQSGAANPSYTPSFVRDKLNINPDDSMSVTETPAAYKNYQKQLKGSLRDGLASLPAPRNDYEIVVPEDEDGNVEMTDVSAVVEDQADVDARFVAEEKAKRAAELARRSQVVQRDLPRPMDINTTILRPPGEMNNLTDLQKAEELIKQEMVTMLHYDGYHNPIVAPAQLKKQTSLQQLQAYLDHNSYDEFNDRDLNKAKQLLNDEMLVVKNGMAHGDLSIESYSQVWKECLAQVLYLPSQNRYTRANLASKKDRFESAEKKLEQNRKHMAREAKRCGKVEKKLKVLTGGYQARAQALIKQLEDTYEQIEQNNLALSTFKFLADQEDLAVPRRLESLNEDVARQMDREKQLQGKYAFLLAELNELKVTNEPSTSETNGQKIDEDIEM, encoded by the exons ATGCCTCGTATTATGATAAAGGGTGGTGTGTGGAGGAACACCGAA GATGAAATCCTCAAAGCGGCGGTGATGAAATATGGCAAAAATCAGTGGAGTCGAATCGCCTCACTGTTACATCGAAAGTCAGCGAAACAGTGCAAAGCTCGTTGGTATGAGTGGCTGGATCCGAGTATCAAGAAGACGGAATGGTCAAGAGAAGAAGATGAAAAGTTGCTTCACTTGGCTAAGCTTATGCCGACACAATGGCGAACTATTGCACCAATTATTGGACGAACTGCTGCACAGTGCTTGGAAAGATACGAATATTTACT TGACCAGGCCCAGCGAAAAGAAGATGGAGACGATACCATTGACGACCCTCGTAAACTTAAGCCCGGAGAAATCGATCCGAATCCAGAAACCAAACCAGCTCGACCAGATCCAAAGGACATGGACGAAGACG AGTTGGAGATGTTGTCTGAAGCTAGAGCAAGACTGGCCAATACGCAGGGTAAAAAGGCGAAACGCAAAGCTCGTGAAAAACAATTGGAAGAAGCAAGACGTTTGGCAGCCTTGCAAAAACGTCGTGAATTGCGTGCTGCTGGTATTGGCTGCGGAAATCGGAGACGACTCAAAGGAATCGACTACAATTCCGAGGTACCATTCGAAAAAACGCCGGCGTTAGGTTTCTATGACACTACCGAAGAGCATGTGGAGAAATTGGAACCCGACTTCAATAAGATGCGCCAGCAAGATCTTGACGGTGAACTGAGAACGGAGAAAGAGGAACGAGAACGGAAAAAGGACAAAGCAAAATTGAAGGCGAGAAAGGAAAACGATGTTCCGATGGCTATGCTTCAGAATCAAGAACCAGCTAAGAAACGCTCCAAATTGGTTCTTCCCGAACCTCAGATATCCGATCAGGAATTACAGCAAGTGGTAAAATTAGGTCGTGCCAGTGAAATTGCTAAAGAAGTCGCTTCCGAAAGTGGAATAGAAACAACTGACGCTCTATTAGCCGACTACAGCATAACACCACAAATTGCAGCAACACCAAGAACACCGGCACCGTTCACCGATCGTGTTATGCAAGAAGCTCAGGCGATAATGGCGTTGTCACATGTTGACACTCCTCTAAAAGGTGGAGTCAACACACCTTTGATTCAGACGGATTTCAGTGGTGCATTGcctcaaaatttacaaatggCAACACCAAACACAGTTTTGGCGACTCCATTCAGATCTACTCGAGCGGACGGATCGGCAACACCGGGATTTCTCACACCCAGTTCTGGAGCAGTTGTCCCAATGGGTCAATCTGGTGCAGCTAATCCATCGTATACGCCGTCATTCGTTCGAGATAAGCTTAACATCAATCCAGATGACAGTATGTCTGTCACAGAGACTCCTGCAGCCtataaaaattatcaaaagcAGTTGAAGGGATCGTTACGCGATGGTCTTGCTTCACTTCCAGCTCCTCGTAATGATTACGAAATCGTTGTGCCGGAAGACGAAGACGGTAACGTTGAAATGACGGACGTTAGTGCCGTAGTTGAGGATCAGGCAGATGTTGATGCAAGATTTGTTGCCGAAGAAAAAGCAAAACGTGCTGCCGAACTTGCACGTCGTTCACAGGTTGTCCAAAGGGACCTCCCTCGACCAATGGACATAAATACAACTATTCTGCGACCACCCGgtgaaatgaataatttaactGATCTACAGAAGGCGGAGGAGCTCATCAAACAAGAAATGGTGACGATGTTACATTACGATGGCTACCACAATCCGATCGTTGCGCCAGCTCAACTGAAAAAGCAAACGTCGCTGCAACAGCTACAAGCTTACTTGGATCACAATTCCTATGATGAATTCAACGATCGTGACTTGAACAAGGCAAAGCAATTGCTGAATGATGAAATGCTTGTAGTTAAGAACGGTATGGCTCACGGTGATCTGTCCATCGAAAGTTATTCGCAGGTGTGGAAGGAGTGTTTAGCACAGGTGTTATATTTGCCAAGCCAAAATCGATATACGCGGGCGAATTTGGCGAGTAAAAAGGATCGCTTCGAATCGGCAGAAAAGAAGCTCGAACAAAACCGAAAGCATATGGCACGCGAAGCGAAGCGATGCGGTAAAGTCGaaaagaaactaaaagttttaactGGCGGATATCAG GCTCGAGCACAGGCGCTGATAAAACAGTTGGAAGACACGTATGAGCAGATTGAACAGAATAATTTGGCACTGTCCACTTTCAAGTTCTTAGCTGATCAAGAAGATCTGGCCGTTCCCCGAAGATTAGAG TCATTAAATGAGGATGTGGCCCGTCAAATGGATCGAGAGAAACAATTGCAAGGAAAGTACGCCTTTCTTCTGGCAGAATTAAATGAACTGAAAGTTACGAACGAACCATCAACATCTGAAACCAACGGACAAAAGATCGATGAAGACATTGAAATGTAA
- the LOC119069310 gene encoding DNA replication complex GINS protein PSF3, which yields MQGGSYYPNYFSLEDIIVTQEKVPCIVDANLVGMGCIDPSCETADLTVGKKIELPLWYAMQFDSNSRYRILKVQVPDIFQKLSKDICEADANAVDLGRMNKNFYEFGRYLTRFDHVGHVGPMLVETCRQRSRNLMDLTKGKVNKFKNETKLDNAEKELYIKGSKTNESFSKWLLADGVTIQTADMVSNHRKRKRAAIDL from the exons ATGCAAGGAGGCAGTTATTATCCAAACTATTTTTCACTGGAAGACATCATTGTGACACAAGAAAAAGTACCGTGCATTGTTGATGCGAATTTAGTTGGAATGG GTTGCATCGATCCGTCATGTGAAACTGCAGATCTCACAGTaggtaaaaaaattgaacttccACTATGGTACGCAATGCAGTTCGATTCGAACAGTAGATACAGAATATTAAA AGTACAAGTTCCcgatattttccaaaaattatcCAAAGACATTTGTGAGGCCGACGCAAACGCTGTGGACCTGGGTCGCatgaataaaaacttttacGAATTTGGTAGATATCTCACTCGTTTCGATCATGTGGGGCATGTGGGGCCAATGCTCGTAGAG ACTTGTCGGCAACGGTCTAGAAATTTAATGGACTTAACCAAGGGCAAGGTGAACaaattcaaaaacgagacaaaACTCGACAATGCGGAAAAGGAACTGTACATCAAAGGAAGCAAAACTAACGAATCT TTTTCCAAATGGCTATTGGCAGATGGTGTTACAATACAAACGGCAGACATGGTATCGAATCATCGGAAGCGTAAACGAGCGGCCATTGATTTATGA